In Ilumatobacter fluminis, the following proteins share a genomic window:
- a CDS encoding isochorismatase family protein: MESTTKTAKEIYLEVQANPARKRFGFGEKAILVNVDPQKAYTRTDLFATAYETDPRQLEYINDLATRFRALGWPVVWTHVAYMDSGEDAGIWGTRTDTPDSLQNIKFDSERSEFDDRLEIDAVRDVVYLKKMPSAFFETQLQSLCVWHRVDTVIVTGGSTSGCIRATAVDSLSRGYRTIVPEQCVADKHESYHYANLTDLSLKYADVLDVQEVFGWLDSQA; encoded by the coding sequence ATGGAAAGTACGACCAAGACAGCCAAGGAGATCTATCTCGAGGTCCAGGCGAATCCCGCCCGGAAGCGGTTTGGCTTCGGCGAGAAGGCCATCCTCGTCAACGTCGATCCGCAGAAGGCGTACACCCGCACCGACCTGTTCGCCACGGCCTACGAGACCGACCCTCGCCAGCTCGAGTACATCAACGATCTCGCCACGCGATTCCGGGCCCTCGGCTGGCCGGTCGTCTGGACGCATGTCGCGTACATGGACTCGGGCGAGGACGCAGGCATCTGGGGCACGCGGACCGACACGCCGGACAGTCTCCAGAACATCAAGTTCGACTCCGAGCGCAGCGAGTTCGACGACCGACTCGAGATCGACGCCGTGCGCGACGTCGTCTATCTGAAGAAGATGCCCTCGGCGTTCTTCGAGACCCAGCTGCAATCGCTGTGCGTCTGGCATCGCGTCGACACCGTGATCGTGACCGGGGGTTCGACCTCGGGTTGCATTCGTGCGACCGCGGTCGACTCCCTGTCGCGTGGCTACCGCACGATCGTTCCCGAGCAGTGCGTGGCCGACAAGCACGAGAGCTACCACTACGCCAACCTGACCGACCTCTCGTTGAAGTACGCCGACGTGCTCGACGTCCAGGAGGTCTTCGGCTGGCTCGACTCGCAGGCCTGA
- a CDS encoding MmgE/PrpD family protein — MTDVSQTTGYIERLADTAAALTFTDLPDAVVASVGQRTLDLMGLCLAAAELPTSDAALRFATADGGLPQAHVVGHDVMVPARAAAFANGVLAHSLDYDDTHLPSVLHPSAPVLPAVWAAAERDHRSGEDLILASAIGLELCCRLGMAGYDRDAGNSLFFERGQHATSICGAIAAAGAVAALRGADPATIADACGIAASMAAGIIEANRTGGTVKRIHCGWAANCGVSAADLAVAGITGPPTVLEGRFGFFQAHVGEFLDADALLDGFGERWDVPDIFFKPYPANHFTHAVIDAGIAAREQGVTADDIERVTIGVAGPTVRTVGEPIEVKRAPETGYQAQFSAPFVFAAALAGGGGLGLALDDFSDERANDPDCRALMQRIDVVADAACDEIFPDQFPAVVTIDTRSRGTVVIERLQNRGGPGAPLTSAELARKFSDNAGRRLPADRIGGIVELVEGLARLDDVSTVFEATRP; from the coding sequence ATGACCGACGTCTCCCAGACCACCGGCTACATCGAACGCCTGGCCGACACCGCTGCAGCCCTGACGTTCACCGACCTGCCCGACGCCGTCGTCGCGAGCGTCGGACAGCGAACCCTCGACCTGATGGGCCTCTGTCTCGCTGCAGCCGAGTTGCCGACCAGCGACGCGGCACTCCGATTCGCCACCGCCGACGGAGGACTCCCGCAGGCCCACGTGGTCGGTCACGACGTCATGGTCCCGGCGCGTGCCGCCGCCTTCGCCAACGGTGTCCTCGCCCATTCGCTCGACTACGACGACACCCATCTCCCGTCGGTCCTCCACCCGTCGGCGCCGGTGCTGCCCGCCGTGTGGGCTGCAGCGGAACGCGATCACCGCAGCGGTGAGGACTTGATCCTCGCATCGGCGATCGGGCTCGAACTCTGCTGTCGGCTCGGCATGGCCGGCTACGACCGCGACGCCGGGAACTCGCTGTTCTTCGAGCGTGGACAACACGCCACGTCGATCTGCGGTGCGATCGCTGCGGCAGGCGCCGTCGCTGCGCTGCGGGGTGCCGACCCGGCCACGATCGCCGACGCATGTGGCATCGCCGCGAGTATGGCCGCCGGCATCATCGAGGCGAACCGAACCGGTGGGACGGTCAAGCGCATCCATTGCGGTTGGGCCGCGAACTGCGGTGTCTCCGCCGCCGATCTCGCCGTCGCCGGCATCACCGGCCCACCGACGGTGCTCGAGGGACGGTTCGGTTTCTTCCAGGCCCACGTCGGCGAGTTCCTCGACGCCGATGCCCTGCTCGACGGGTTCGGGGAACGCTGGGACGTCCCCGACATCTTCTTCAAGCCGTATCCGGCCAACCACTTCACCCACGCGGTGATCGACGCCGGGATCGCAGCGAGAGAGCAAGGCGTCACCGCCGACGACATCGAACGGGTCACCATCGGTGTCGCAGGCCCGACGGTGCGAACGGTCGGAGAACCGATCGAGGTCAAGCGTGCGCCCGAGACCGGCTACCAAGCCCAGTTCAGCGCACCCTTCGTCTTCGCGGCGGCGCTCGCCGGGGGTGGCGGCCTCGGTCTCGCACTCGACGACTTCTCGGACGAACGGGCCAACGACCCCGACTGCCGCGCGCTGATGCAACGCATCGACGTCGTGGCCGACGCCGCGTGCGACGAGATCTTCCCCGACCAGTTCCCGGCGGTGGTCACCATCGACACCCGATCTCGTGGCACCGTCGTGATCGAGCGGCTGCAGAACCGGGGCGGCCCGGGCGCGCCGCTGACCAGCGCGGAGCTCGCCCGGAAGTTCTCCGACAACGCCGGGCGCCGGCTGCCGGCCGATCGGATCGGCGGCATCGTCGAGTTGGTCGAGGGCCTCGCCCGACTCGACGACGTCAGCACGGTCTTCGAAGCGACGCGGCCGTGA
- a CDS encoding cyclase family protein, producing MTNTSTTTTTTSGPLLDAVRRGVRTVDLGRPMFLGMPQSPNHATYRMALTRRHGDMVRADGGSAAAEMLVTGCHVGTHIDALSHVSHCGMLHGEVDAAEAQMGGAFSEHGAETIEPMVRPGVLLDVPAALGVDRLDDGYEITTDDLDATVAAQGSSIDAGDVVLIRSGWGQRWDEGDAYVGRDSGVPGVSEAGAHWLADKQCHAVGADTIAFECLKPGAGHALLPAHRVLLVENGIYIIETLDLEGLAATGVHEFVFVLSPLKIVGGTGSPVRPVAVLEP from the coding sequence ATGACCAACACGTCCACCACGACGACCACGACATCCGGACCATTGCTCGACGCGGTCCGGCGCGGCGTTCGCACGGTCGATCTCGGCCGCCCGATGTTCCTCGGGATGCCGCAGTCACCCAACCACGCCACCTACCGAATGGCGCTCACCCGTCGCCACGGGGACATGGTCCGAGCCGACGGCGGTTCGGCGGCTGCCGAGATGCTCGTCACCGGCTGCCACGTCGGAACGCACATCGATGCACTGTCGCACGTGTCCCACTGCGGGATGCTGCACGGCGAGGTCGACGCGGCCGAGGCCCAGATGGGAGGCGCGTTCTCCGAGCACGGCGCCGAGACCATCGAGCCGATGGTGCGTCCGGGCGTGCTGCTCGACGTGCCCGCGGCGCTCGGCGTCGACCGACTCGACGACGGCTACGAGATCACGACCGACGACCTCGACGCCACCGTCGCCGCGCAAGGCAGCTCGATCGACGCCGGTGACGTCGTCCTCATCCGGTCCGGCTGGGGTCAGCGTTGGGACGAAGGCGACGCCTACGTCGGCCGCGACTCGGGAGTTCCCGGCGTGAGCGAAGCGGGCGCGCACTGGCTCGCCGACAAGCAGTGCCACGCCGTCGGCGCGGACACGATCGCGTTCGAGTGCCTCAAGCCGGGCGCAGGTCATGCGCTCCTCCCGGCGCACCGTGTGCTGTTGGTCGAGAACGGGATCTACATCATCGAGACCCTCGACCTCGAAGGGCTCGCGGCGACGGGTGTGCACGAGTTCGTGTTCGTCCTGTCCCCGCTGAAGATCGTCGGTGGCACCGGCTCGCCCGTGCGCCCGGTGGCGGTGCTGGAACCATGA
- a CDS encoding HpcH/HpaI aldolase/citrate lyase family protein, producing MADRRLHRSYLYASAERPEHCRKAWASTADAVIFDLEDAVAPANKQVARASLVGLLDELRSRPVGSLHVRVNRGPDGHYDHDDVVAAVADGVDGLRLPKAESADALREVVGWIDAAAADAGVDPAAIGLYPTIESVAGLTAIDTIAGADRVARIAFGSTDFLADMALLAPDDEQLATVAARSAIVIASRSAEIGPPIDSVHTAIDDVAGLEAGARWARSLGFFGKSIVHPRQIEAVHRVFTPTEAEIEAARRTVEAHQLNDAAGRGASAEAGAFVDAAVAARARNLVALAQHFEESS from the coding sequence TTGGCTGACCGCCGTCTGCACCGGTCGTACCTGTACGCGAGCGCCGAACGTCCCGAGCACTGCCGGAAGGCGTGGGCGTCGACCGCCGACGCCGTGATCTTCGACCTCGAGGACGCCGTGGCGCCTGCCAACAAGCAGGTCGCCCGGGCGTCGCTCGTCGGGCTCCTCGACGAGCTGAGGTCGCGTCCGGTCGGGTCACTGCACGTCCGGGTCAACCGTGGCCCCGACGGTCACTACGACCACGACGACGTCGTCGCAGCGGTCGCGGACGGCGTCGACGGTCTCCGGCTGCCCAAAGCCGAGTCGGCCGACGCGCTCCGCGAAGTGGTCGGATGGATCGACGCCGCCGCGGCCGACGCCGGGGTCGACCCTGCAGCGATCGGTCTGTATCCCACCATCGAGTCGGTGGCCGGCCTGACCGCGATCGACACCATCGCCGGCGCCGACCGGGTCGCCCGGATCGCGTTCGGATCCACCGACTTCCTCGCCGACATGGCGCTGCTCGCCCCCGACGACGAACAGCTCGCGACCGTGGCTGCCCGGTCGGCGATCGTGATCGCGTCTCGCTCGGCCGAGATCGGCCCGCCGATTGACAGCGTCCACACGGCGATCGACGACGTCGCCGGACTCGAGGCCGGAGCGCGCTGGGCTCGCTCACTCGGCTTCTTCGGCAAGTCGATCGTCCACCCCCGTCAGATCGAAGCCGTCCACCGGGTGTTCACCCCGACCGAGGCAGAGATCGAAGCCGCGCGCCGAACCGTCGAGGCGCATCAACTCAACGACGCCGCCGGACGCGGCGCCTCGGCCGAGGCCGGGGCGTTCGTCGACGCCGCCGTCGCGGCACGAGCGCGCAACCTCGTGGCGCTCGCCCAACACTTCGAGGAGTCATCATGA